A part of Vigna radiata var. radiata cultivar VC1973A chromosome 11, Vradiata_ver6, whole genome shotgun sequence genomic DNA contains:
- the LOC106776622 gene encoding uncharacterized protein LOC106776622 produces MLNSTNRVLFLLFFFFLVFQTTSLASGSPIHERSFHRPDPLQNFKDYNGGFDLRNNHYVASAAFTGVHGYAFACVWLLCGLVLAIFLIVKSLCGGSATLTSLDHYHLHIFFLLLFFTFLAIIASSFVMATSQKTLKRTEKLKESVVGIGEDALGTLGRVIRTTNQMQLLLLPYNPQMCESLNSTTQDLRTNSRVIRRFIDRSEQSFDRATHTSYVAHFVVLTVNLVTLVAAIVLMLLYWRPGFIIIIFCFWILTSLCWFLTGFDYFLHTFAEDACTAFEDFEKNPQNSSLGSMLPCMNESLSGKLIVQIGYTIHRFVVELNSNMSMIYRVLGVSAENEELIGVIKICDPFPGPSNLNYIPQNCPRNAIRIGDLSKILAKFTCHEEGTGEECKKEGRFLPEASYNMAHAYSRSIQDLLDIYPELQRLSKCTVVKNKVAEIVSNQCKPMRVSTKLLWSSMLSLSIIMVVLVLTWVAKALQWGRPLSIYSRTPEST; encoded by the exons ATGCTCAACTCAACCAACCGCGtcttatttcttcttttcttcttcttcctcgtcTTTCAAACAACATCGTTAGCCTCAGGGTCCCCCATTCATGAAAGGTCCTTTCATAGACCCGATCCCTTACAAAATTTCAAAGACTACAATGGAGGTTTCGACCTTCGAAACAACCATTACGTGGCT TCTGCGGCATTTACAGGAGTCCATGGATACGCATTTGCCTGCGTTTGGTTGCTATGTGGGCTGGTTTTGGCCATTTTCCTTATAGTGAAGTCTCTATGCGGTGGCTCTGCTACATTAACTAGTTTGGACCATTACCATCTCCACATTTTCTTTCTACTTCTCTTCTTCACATTTCTCGCCAT AATTGCTTCAAGTTTTGTCATGGCAACGAGCCAGAAGACCCTAAAGAGGACAGAAAAACTGAAAGAATCCGTGGTAGGTATAGGAGAAGATGCTCTTGGGACCCTAGGCAGAGTAATAAGAACAACGAACCAAATGCAGCTTCTTTTGCTTCCGTACAATCCGCAAATGTGTGAGAGTTTGAATTCCACCACTCAAGACCTCAGAACTAACTCGCGTGTGATACGCCGTTTTATTGACAGAAGTGAACAATCATTCGACCGGGCCACTCATACATC ATATGTAGCACATTTCGTTGTTCTAACCGTCAACTTGGTGACACTGGTTGCAGCAATAG TTCTAATGCTGCTGTATTGGCGTCCTGGGTTTATAAT catAATTTTTTGCTTTTGGATCTTAACAAGCCTGTGCTGGTTCTTGACTGGCTTTGATTACTTCCTTCACAC CTTTGCAGAAGATGCATGCACTGCTTTTGAAGACTTCGAAAAAAACCCACAAAACAGTAGCCTGGGGTCGATGTTGCCGTGCATGAATGAATCTTTGTCTGGGAAATTGATAGTTCAAATTGGCTACACCATCCACAGATTTGTAGTTGAG TTGAATTCTAACATGTCGATGATTTATCGGGTCTTAGGAGTAAGTGCAGAAAATGAAGAACTAATTGGAGTCATAAAAATTTGTGACCCTTTTCCTGGACCCTCAAACCTTAACTACATTCCACAAAACTGCCCTCGTAATGCCATTAGGATTGGTGATTTATCAAAA ATTCTTGCAAAATTCACCTGTCACGAAGAGGGCACAGGAGAAGAATGCAAAAAAGAGGGAAGATTTCTTCCTGAAGCCTCATACAACATGGCTCATGCCTACAGCAGATCCATACAGGATTTGCTGGATATCTATCCAGAATTGCAAAGACTGTCAAAATGCACAGTTGTGAAGAACAAAGTTGCTGAAATTGTCTCAAATCAATGCAAGCCAATGAGAGTTTCAACTAAATTGTTATGGTCATCTATGTTGTCTCTCTCCATTATTATGGTAGTCTTGGTATTGACCTGGGTGGCAAAGGCTCTTCAATGGGGAAGACCACTTTCTATATATTCTAGGACCCCAGAATCAACATAg